A stretch of the Mycobacterium sp. ITM-2016-00317 genome encodes the following:
- a CDS encoding nitroreductase/quinone reductase family protein, whose translation MAAINADVVQQYRANGGAIKTGLFAGMPGLLLHTKGAKSGKQRLNPLYRFDFEDSWYVIGADGGNLKTPAWVHNLRAQPQASVDIGTGTEVVTYDVTARELPEVERNQLWQKLLREIPHIAGFQEKADGRIIPVFELKPKE comes from the coding sequence ATGGCTGCCATCAACGCCGATGTGGTTCAGCAGTACCGAGCGAACGGCGGAGCCATCAAGACCGGCTTGTTCGCCGGGATGCCAGGCCTGCTTCTGCACACGAAGGGCGCGAAGTCGGGTAAGCAGAGACTAAATCCGTTGTACAGGTTCGATTTCGAAGACAGCTGGTATGTCATCGGCGCAGATGGGGGAAACCTGAAAACCCCAGCGTGGGTGCACAATCTACGGGCGCAGCCGCAAGCATCGGTGGACATCGGCACCGGAACCGAGGTGGTCACTTACGATGTGACAGCCAGAGAGTTGCCCGAGGTCGAACGAAACCAGTTGTGGCAGAAGCTTCTGCGTGAGATACCGCATATTGCCGGGTTCCAGGAGAAAGCGGACGGCCGCATCATTCCGGTGTTCGAGCTGAAGCCCAAGGAGTAG
- a CDS encoding IclR family transcriptional regulator C-terminal domain-containing protein, whose translation MVHLRAGHLLVLVLGVPARSGPLLDPAGVLGERSPLAAGASGRIILAYLPETELAGVALDGVTPQQLTAIRERGYETSYGENHPGINGVSVPLLAAHADPTIPPIVLGSMTIAGTSERLPPQAVSRLVRPLLGACRDLSPRLAALLGPNPGATIEALGLERPPGMPPVRRGLSSTTALMGGLRVLGGLAWAEWVCSVTRSSGTRPTALAALAEGLSSELGLLR comes from the coding sequence GTGGTGCACCTGCGGGCGGGACACTTGCTGGTGCTGGTGCTGGGCGTGCCGGCGCGCTCAGGGCCGCTGCTCGACCCGGCCGGCGTTCTCGGAGAGCGCTCACCGCTGGCCGCCGGGGCCAGCGGCCGGATCATCCTCGCCTATCTACCCGAGACGGAGCTGGCCGGCGTCGCCCTCGACGGTGTGACGCCCCAGCAGCTCACCGCTATTCGCGAACGGGGGTATGAAACGTCCTACGGCGAGAACCATCCGGGCATCAACGGCGTCTCAGTACCCCTGCTGGCCGCGCACGCCGATCCGACGATTCCACCAATCGTGTTGGGCTCCATGACCATCGCCGGGACGTCGGAGCGACTGCCGCCTCAGGCTGTCTCGCGCCTGGTGCGACCGCTGCTGGGCGCCTGTCGAGATCTCAGTCCGCGACTGGCCGCACTGCTGGGCCCCAATCCGGGCGCCACGATCGAAGCTCTCGGTCTCGAGCGACCTCCTGGAATGCCGCCCGTTCGCCGAGGTCTCTCGTCAACGACGGCGCTGATGGGCGGCCTGCGGGTTCTGGGAGGTCTAGCGTGGGCGGAATGGGTTTGTTCAGTCACGAGGAGTTCCGGGACCCGGCCGACGGCGTTGGCGGCTCTAGCGGAGGGGCTATCGAGCGAGCTCGGGCTGCTGAGGTGA
- a CDS encoding alcohol dehydrogenase, whose amino-acid sequence MLATEGALSQVGLMGTKVELPLLPFVSGERSYFGSFWGNRNDLEEVLTLAGEGKIKHNVVTTKLDDINDINDILDALGRGDIVGRAVVMFD is encoded by the coding sequence ATCCTTGCGACCGAGGGCGCCCTCTCGCAGGTGGGCTTGATGGGCACCAAGGTGGAACTTCCGCTGTTGCCCTTCGTCAGCGGTGAGCGATCCTACTTCGGTTCGTTCTGGGGAAACCGCAACGATCTAGAGGAGGTACTCACCCTCGCCGGTGAAGGGAAGATCAAACACAACGTGGTGACAACGAAACTCGACGACATCAACGACATCAACGACATCCTCGACGCACTGGGACGCGGCGACATCGTCGGGCGCGCTGTCGTCATGTTCGACTGA
- a CDS encoding DUF4174 domain-containing protein, protein MAGVALGSATAAAAGLDDYRWERRPLLVFAPTDTDPRLTETLSRIEASRCDFVSRDMVLGQVVTEGTSMLDGHVIDAEESPRLADRFGIDGNDFAVLLIGKDGGEKLRVTDVPDLRTVYAVIDGMPMRSREMAAEPSGC, encoded by the coding sequence ATGGCCGGCGTTGCGCTCGGATCAGCGACCGCTGCGGCTGCCGGACTCGATGACTATCGCTGGGAACGTCGCCCCCTACTGGTGTTCGCACCGACGGACACTGATCCACGCCTGACGGAGACGCTGAGCCGAATCGAGGCGAGCCGATGTGACTTCGTCAGTCGTGACATGGTGCTCGGCCAGGTGGTCACCGAGGGCACCAGCATGCTCGACGGTCACGTGATCGACGCCGAGGAATCTCCACGGCTCGCGGACCGATTCGGGATCGACGGGAACGACTTCGCCGTGCTGTTGATCGGAAAAGACGGCGGCGAGAAACTGCGCGTCACCGACGTACCGGATCTGCGCACTGTCTATGCCGTGATCGATGGCATGCCCATGCGAAGCCGAGAGATGGCCGCCGAACCGAGTGGGTGTTGA
- a CDS encoding CIA30 family protein, translating to MRQGHPSQRWLAGIAVACSALLVVSCGGAEQPANAEETTNAPETPGSSAPAVVSEGTDVVLVALDDPGKVATWTTVNDPVMGGVSTSKVTFGNGGLVFSGNISLENNGGFASARSPQDPGLGRLAAGATSLRVRGQGDGKTYVFEAGIEGQPWSYIQRFTTEAGVQRTYELPIAVFQPVGMRLDPAPDAPPTLDPSLIDQVSVYILDKQQGPFELTISGIDATLGGQS from the coding sequence ATGCGCCAAGGCCACCCGTCACAGCGCTGGCTCGCCGGCATCGCCGTCGCCTGCTCGGCACTGCTCGTCGTGTCGTGCGGAGGCGCCGAGCAACCCGCCAACGCCGAGGAGACGACGAACGCGCCCGAGACTCCTGGCTCGTCCGCCCCGGCAGTCGTATCGGAAGGGACCGACGTCGTTCTCGTCGCCCTCGATGATCCCGGCAAGGTGGCCACCTGGACGACGGTCAACGACCCAGTCATGGGCGGCGTGTCCACCTCGAAGGTCACGTTCGGAAACGGTGGGCTCGTGTTCTCGGGCAACATCTCGCTGGAGAACAACGGCGGATTCGCCTCGGCCCGCAGCCCGCAGGACCCCGGACTCGGGCGACTGGCCGCAGGCGCGACGTCGCTGCGCGTGCGCGGACAGGGTGACGGCAAGACCTATGTCTTCGAGGCGGGCATCGAAGGGCAGCCGTGGTCCTACATCCAGCGCTTCACCACCGAGGCCGGCGTCCAGCGCACATATGAACTGCCCATCGCGGTCTTCCAGCCGGTCGGCATGCGCCTTGATCCCGCACCCGATGCGCCGCCGACACTGGACCCTTCGCTCATCGACCAGGTATCGGTCTACATCCTCGACAAACAGCAGGGCCCGTTCGAGCTCACGATCAGCGGAATCGACGCCACCCTCGGCGGTCAGTCCTGA
- a CDS encoding DUF2306 domain-containing protein codes for MALLLTSVAVAVFFPSQYVNGTLDSLAQTDTGLAGTYATRPGIVQVAFYLHILFAALALLIGGFQFSGKIRRYRRVHRWIGRTYVVAVVVGGASAFVMAFFSSVAFVGFFGFGTLAILWIWATYRGYRSARDRDFAEHQAWMIRSFALTYAAPTLRLWLIVLTVVQQPFGLDEAVVAANAYAPVAFLCWLPNIVIAEVIIRRRGLPSLIRTAPQPRTGAPIMSWL; via the coding sequence TTGGCGCTGCTGCTGACGTCGGTGGCCGTGGCGGTGTTCTTCCCCAGCCAATACGTGAACGGGACCCTGGATTCGCTTGCTCAGACCGACACCGGCCTCGCCGGCACCTACGCCACTCGCCCCGGGATAGTCCAGGTTGCCTTCTACCTGCACATCCTGTTCGCGGCCCTGGCGCTGTTGATTGGTGGGTTTCAGTTCTCTGGCAAAATTCGGCGGTATCGACGGGTCCACCGGTGGATCGGACGGACCTACGTCGTCGCGGTCGTGGTGGGCGGTGCGTCGGCGTTCGTGATGGCCTTCTTCAGTTCGGTGGCGTTCGTTGGGTTCTTCGGGTTCGGCACGTTGGCGATTCTGTGGATATGGGCCACCTACCGCGGCTATCGAAGCGCCCGTGATCGGGACTTCGCCGAGCATCAGGCGTGGATGATCCGCAGCTTCGCCCTCACCTACGCAGCGCCGACCCTGCGTCTGTGGCTGATCGTCCTCACCGTCGTGCAACAACCGTTTGGGCTTGACGAGGCGGTGGTGGCCGCCAATGCCTATGCACCGGTGGCCTTCCTGTGTTGGCTACCGAACATCGTGATCGCCGAAGTCATTATCCGGCGGCGAGGTCTTCCGTCGCTGATCCGCACGGCACCGCAACCTCGAACCGGTGCTCCAATCATGTCTTGGCTATAA
- a CDS encoding TetR/AcrR family transcriptional regulator codes for MATRQRNARGEGGRLRDDLLAGAQRILERTGSEDDVTLRAVAREVGVSAPSIYAHFPDGKAIVDALVQQTFEELSAVLRQAWDDSPPTGRLHAVCLAYIRFGLDRPERYLTLFERRRSLARTAQLASAGHGLMYPNGAEAFGILVDAIDESGVDSDSPAEEDAALLWASLHGYVTLRSSTPGFQWFADEEHVCEALIRRATSCRRQRHEGASGDRQP; via the coding sequence ATGGCGACGCGTCAACGCAACGCCCGAGGTGAGGGCGGCAGACTGCGTGATGATCTGCTTGCCGGCGCCCAGCGCATCCTGGAACGCACCGGCAGCGAAGACGACGTGACCTTGCGCGCGGTGGCCCGAGAGGTTGGGGTGTCCGCGCCATCCATCTATGCGCATTTCCCGGACGGGAAGGCCATTGTCGACGCCCTGGTGCAACAGACGTTCGAGGAGTTATCGGCGGTCCTGCGACAGGCCTGGGACGACTCGCCGCCCACCGGGCGCCTCCACGCCGTCTGTTTGGCATACATCCGGTTCGGCCTGGATCGACCGGAGCGATATCTCACGCTCTTCGAGCGTCGTAGAAGCCTGGCGCGGACGGCACAGCTCGCGAGCGCCGGACATGGCCTCATGTACCCGAACGGCGCCGAAGCGTTCGGCATCCTCGTCGACGCGATCGACGAATCCGGCGTAGACAGCGACAGCCCCGCCGAAGAGGACGCCGCACTCCTGTGGGCGTCCCTGCATGGTTACGTGACACTGCGTTCGAGTACGCCCGGGTTCCAATGGTTCGCCGACGAGGAACACGTCTGCGAGGCCCTGATCAGACGAGCCACCTCGTGCCGTCGCCAACGACACGAAGGCGCGTCCGGGGACCGCCAGCCTTGA
- a CDS encoding NADH:flavin oxidoreductase has translation MDDFFTPFSVRSLTMPNRFAMAPMTREASPGGIPGADVAEYYRRRAAGGVGLIITEGVRLPDPAAGYPSNIPTLAGDDVLAGWGRLIDAVHTEGGTVAVQLWHQGVQRDEADGVVPVGPSGVDAFGAPKGRALATDELPQLAQLYADSAATAREIGFDAVELNSCHGYLLDQFLWERANLRSDRYGGSLAARTRFPAEVVAAVRGAVGPDYPIIFRFSQWKITDYTGSIADNPTQLQELLAPFVEAGVDVLHPSMRRHYTPAFPDADPERSLAGWAKKVTGLPVITVGSVGLETTFRSEVHGQVIQPASLDRLVKQFEAGEFDVVAVGRALLADPGWVRRLRNGEMDAFTGYDPASALSSLR, from the coding sequence ATGGATGACTTCTTCACACCATTCTCCGTCCGCTCACTGACTATGCCGAATCGGTTCGCCATGGCGCCGATGACTCGCGAGGCGTCGCCCGGTGGCATCCCCGGGGCCGACGTCGCTGAGTATTATCGACGACGCGCAGCAGGCGGGGTGGGGCTCATCATCACCGAAGGTGTTCGGTTGCCCGACCCAGCCGCAGGTTACCCATCCAACATTCCGACGCTGGCGGGCGACGACGTGCTCGCCGGCTGGGGCCGCCTCATCGACGCCGTTCACACAGAGGGTGGCACCGTCGCCGTACAACTGTGGCATCAGGGTGTGCAACGCGATGAAGCCGACGGGGTGGTGCCGGTGGGCCCGTCGGGAGTCGACGCGTTTGGCGCACCAAAGGGCCGGGCGCTGGCGACCGACGAGCTTCCGCAGCTTGCCCAGCTCTACGCCGATAGCGCTGCGACGGCGCGCGAGATCGGTTTCGACGCTGTGGAACTGAACAGTTGCCATGGATACCTGTTGGATCAGTTCCTCTGGGAGAGAGCCAATCTCCGCAGCGATAGATATGGGGGGTCACTGGCCGCGCGGACGCGTTTCCCGGCAGAGGTGGTGGCGGCGGTGCGCGGCGCAGTCGGCCCGGACTACCCGATCATCTTCCGGTTCTCACAGTGGAAGATCACCGATTACACCGGGTCGATCGCCGACAACCCGACACAACTGCAGGAGCTTCTGGCTCCGTTCGTCGAGGCAGGCGTCGATGTCCTGCACCCCTCGATGCGCCGGCACTACACGCCCGCGTTCCCTGACGCAGACCCCGAACGCAGCCTCGCGGGATGGGCGAAGAAAGTGACCGGATTACCGGTCATCACGGTGGGCTCCGTCGGGCTGGAGACGACTTTTCGCAGTGAAGTGCACGGTCAGGTGATCCAGCCCGCTTCGCTCGACCGCTTGGTGAAGCAGTTCGAGGCGGGCGAATTCGACGTCGTAGCGGTCGGGCGTGCGCTGCTCGCCGACCCAGGGTGGGTGCGCCGACTCCGTAACGGTGAGATGGACGCCTTCACCGGCTACGACCCGGCATCGGCGTTGTCGTCCTTGCGCTGA
- a CDS encoding LLM class F420-dependent oxidoreductase has translation MSRPIRIGVQLWPGGAPDYQSWRSAVLHAEDIGTDIIFGYDHFHRPTFSEIVDGMPVLDEVQPDVNNFEGWTSLATWAEITNRPEIGLLVSGIAYRNPDLLADMARTVDHISGGRLILGVGSGWYEKDYTTYGYDFGTLKSRFDLLDAGLERIAARLAVLTPAPVRKVPILIGGSGIKRTLPAVARHADIWHTYIGLDNFHVASARLDDLASAAGRAPADIERSVGWEGAASADAFLDAGATMLTTEIHPTDAGYDFSVLNEMLAWRKAVQ, from the coding sequence ATGAGTCGACCAATACGCATCGGAGTGCAACTGTGGCCCGGCGGGGCCCCGGATTACCAGAGCTGGCGCAGCGCGGTTCTGCATGCCGAAGACATCGGAACCGACATCATTTTCGGTTATGACCACTTCCATAGGCCTACCTTCAGCGAGATCGTCGACGGCATGCCCGTGCTCGACGAGGTCCAACCCGACGTGAACAACTTCGAAGGGTGGACCTCGTTGGCAACGTGGGCCGAGATTACCAACCGCCCCGAGATTGGGTTACTGGTCAGCGGTATCGCGTATCGCAATCCTGACCTGCTGGCCGACATGGCCCGCACTGTTGATCACATCAGCGGCGGCCGACTGATCCTCGGCGTCGGTTCCGGCTGGTACGAAAAGGACTACACCACCTACGGTTACGACTTCGGCACCCTGAAGTCGCGTTTTGATCTGCTTGACGCCGGCTTGGAGCGCATCGCGGCGCGCCTGGCGGTCCTTACGCCTGCACCGGTACGCAAGGTTCCTATCCTGATCGGTGGATCAGGTATCAAGCGGACGCTGCCCGCGGTAGCTCGGCACGCCGACATCTGGCACACCTACATTGGTCTCGACAACTTCCACGTTGCCAGCGCGCGCCTCGACGACCTCGCGTCCGCCGCTGGCCGCGCACCCGCCGACATCGAACGGTCCGTGGGCTGGGAAGGCGCCGCCAGTGCCGACGCCTTCCTCGACGCCGGTGCCACGATGTTAACCACCGAAATTCACCCGACCGATGCGGGCTATGACTTCTCGGTCCTCAACGAAATGCTCGCTTGGCGCAAAGCGGTGCAATGA
- a CDS encoding LysR family transcriptional regulator — MTAAAERLRVTQPSLSQQIGALEKHLGVQLFTRTPNGVTVTVAGRAFLAEAKIATTASRRAIMAARAADGELAGELIIAVHMGLGARQLPQALGQLRNRHPKLQVTLHEEPDPADMERLLRQGALDMILVHHVPAGCPFDVHRLGEEAFVAVVPKGHPLSSEVAPLRLENLASEAWIRYRGGSLLDDYLARLLASAGRSPHTVARASQISTAVRLVAQGLGVTVVPASAVPEGFEELARPLQPALTEPVLVGVRRNPGPAETTMLDHLNQQNWCGTGLLSRSALV; from the coding sequence ATGACGGCGGCAGCAGAGCGTCTGCGAGTCACTCAGCCATCGCTGTCCCAGCAGATCGGCGCCCTGGAGAAGCACCTCGGGGTGCAGCTGTTCACCCGCACCCCGAACGGGGTGACTGTGACGGTAGCCGGCCGGGCCTTCCTGGCTGAGGCGAAGATCGCGACCACTGCATCCCGGCGCGCCATCATGGCCGCCCGCGCCGCTGACGGGGAGCTCGCAGGCGAACTCATCATCGCCGTCCACATGGGCCTGGGAGCACGGCAGCTGCCGCAAGCCTTGGGACAGCTGCGCAACCGGCACCCAAAGTTGCAGGTAACGCTCCACGAGGAGCCCGATCCCGCGGACATGGAACGCCTGCTTCGCCAAGGGGCTCTCGACATGATCCTCGTACACCACGTCCCGGCGGGGTGCCCTTTCGACGTGCACCGACTGGGCGAGGAAGCCTTCGTCGCCGTCGTACCGAAGGGGCACCCGCTTTCCTCCGAGGTAGCCCCCCTGCGCCTGGAGAACCTGGCGTCAGAGGCGTGGATCCGGTACCGGGGCGGTAGCCTGCTCGACGACTACCTCGCCCGCCTACTCGCCAGCGCGGGCCGCAGCCCGCACACGGTAGCCAGAGCGTCACAGATCTCCACCGCGGTGCGTCTCGTCGCGCAAGGCCTCGGCGTGACTGTGGTCCCGGCCTCGGCCGTCCCCGAAGGCTTCGAAGAACTGGCCCGTCCGCTCCAGCCCGCCCTAACCGAGCCCGTCCTCGTCGGCGTGCGGCGCAATCCGGGCCCAGCAGAGACCACCATGCTTGACCACCTAAACCAGCAGAACTGGTGCGGCACAGGCCTACTCTCTCGCTCAGCACTTGTTTGA
- the dnaB gene encoding replicative DNA helicase encodes MAVVDDRGRPADRSDMEPPPGEDFGRQPPQDAAAEQAVLGGMLLSKDAVADVLEKLRPGDFYKPANQLVYDAILDLYGRGEPADAVTVAAELDRRGLLRRVGGAPYLHTLISTVPTAANAGYYAEIVAEKSLLRRLVEAGTRVVQYGYAGADGADVNEIVDRAQAEIYDVTERKSSEDFVILEEILQPAMDEIDAIASEGGVSKGVPTGFTDLDELTNGLHPGQMIVVAARPGMGKALALDTPLPTPAGWTTMADVEVGDQLIGADGKPTRVVAATEVMVDRPCYEVEFSDGTVIVADAEHQWLTETRASRRKARAAAEVRTTRDIAETLRCPTADRRLNHSVVNTAPIEAPDAELLVPPYTLGAWLGDGTSSAAQITTMDPEILMRIEGEGVDLSEASLRTIGVFGNKHIPAEYLRASESQRRALLAGLLDTDGTVTNGGTVQFSVTNQRLATDVAELVVSFGYRCQVAAKAVKGRTEASSTAYILNFSAAESVFGLHRKDLLHKERRASSSVRSNSRFIVDVRPVASVPVRCVEVDNDDHMYLASRSMIPTHNSTLGLDFMRSCSIKHHLPSIVFSLEMSKTEIVMRLLSAEAKIKLADMRSGRMNDDDWTRLARRMSEISEAPLYIDDSPNLTMMEIRAKARRLKQKADLRLVVIDYLQLMTSGKKVESRQQEVSEFSRQIKLLAKELEVPVVAMSQLNRGPEQRTDKKPMLSDLRESGSIEQDADMVILLHRPDAFETDDPRGGEADLIVAKHRAGPTRTITVAHQLHLSRFSNMAK; translated from the coding sequence GTGGCTGTCGTAGATGACCGGGGTCGTCCAGCGGATCGCTCCGACATGGAGCCGCCGCCCGGCGAGGATTTCGGTCGCCAGCCCCCGCAGGACGCCGCGGCCGAGCAGGCCGTGCTGGGCGGGATGCTGCTGAGCAAGGACGCCGTCGCTGACGTCCTGGAGAAGCTCCGGCCGGGCGACTTCTACAAGCCGGCCAACCAACTCGTCTACGACGCGATCCTGGACCTGTACGGGCGCGGTGAGCCCGCCGACGCCGTCACGGTCGCCGCAGAGCTCGACCGGCGCGGACTGCTGCGCCGGGTCGGGGGTGCGCCGTATCTCCACACGCTGATCTCCACAGTGCCGACGGCGGCCAACGCCGGGTACTACGCCGAGATCGTCGCCGAGAAGTCGCTGCTGCGCCGCCTCGTCGAGGCGGGGACGCGGGTCGTGCAGTACGGCTACGCGGGCGCCGACGGCGCCGACGTCAACGAGATCGTGGACCGCGCCCAGGCCGAGATCTACGACGTCACCGAGCGCAAGTCCTCCGAGGATTTCGTGATCCTGGAGGAGATCCTCCAGCCGGCGATGGACGAGATCGACGCGATCGCGTCCGAGGGCGGGGTCTCCAAAGGTGTCCCGACGGGATTCACCGATCTCGACGAGCTGACCAACGGGCTGCATCCGGGTCAGATGATCGTTGTGGCAGCCAGGCCCGGTATGGGCAAGGCGCTGGCGCTGGACACTCCGCTGCCGACACCTGCGGGCTGGACGACGATGGCCGACGTCGAGGTCGGCGATCAGTTGATCGGTGCGGACGGCAAGCCCACCCGGGTGGTCGCGGCCACCGAGGTGATGGTGGACCGGCCGTGTTACGAGGTCGAGTTCTCCGACGGGACCGTCATTGTCGCCGACGCCGAACACCAGTGGCTGACCGAGACCCGCGCGTCGCGGCGGAAGGCGCGCGCGGCGGCCGAGGTCCGGACGACGCGCGACATCGCCGAGACACTTCGGTGTCCGACCGCCGATCGTCGCCTCAACCATTCCGTCGTCAACACGGCGCCGATCGAAGCGCCCGATGCCGAGCTCCTCGTCCCGCCCTACACCTTGGGTGCGTGGCTGGGCGACGGAACGTCGAGCGCCGCTCAGATCACCACGATGGACCCCGAGATCCTGATGCGGATCGAAGGGGAGGGCGTGGATCTGTCCGAGGCGTCTCTGCGGACGATCGGGGTCTTCGGCAACAAGCACATCCCGGCCGAATACCTGCGTGCCTCTGAGTCGCAACGGCGCGCGCTGCTTGCCGGCCTCCTCGACACCGACGGCACCGTGACCAACGGAGGTACGGTTCAGTTCAGCGTCACGAACCAGCGTCTGGCCACTGATGTCGCCGAACTGGTCGTGTCGTTCGGCTACCGCTGTCAGGTGGCGGCCAAGGCCGTGAAGGGGCGAACGGAAGCATCCTCGACGGCGTACATCCTCAACTTCTCAGCGGCCGAATCCGTGTTCGGACTGCATCGAAAAGATCTGCTGCACAAGGAGCGTCGCGCGTCGAGTTCCGTGCGCTCCAATTCGCGCTTCATCGTCGACGTCCGGCCCGTGGCCAGTGTCCCGGTCCGGTGTGTGGAGGTCGACAACGACGATCACATGTACTTGGCGAGTCGGTCCATGATTCCGACGCACAACTCGACACTGGGTCTGGATTTCATGCGGTCGTGCTCTATCAAGCACCACTTGCCGAGCATCGTGTTCTCGCTCGAGATGAGCAAGACCGAAATCGTCATGCGTCTGCTCTCGGCGGAGGCAAAGATCAAGCTCGCCGACATGCGATCGGGGCGGATGAACGACGACGACTGGACGCGGCTGGCCCGGCGGATGAGTGAGATCAGCGAGGCCCCTCTGTATATCGACGATTCGCCGAACCTCACGATGATGGAGATCCGAGCCAAGGCACGTCGGTTGAAGCAGAAGGCGGATCTGCGCCTGGTGGTGATCGACTACCTGCAGCTGATGACATCCGGCAAGAAGGTCGAATCGCGCCAGCAGGAAGTCTCCGAGTTCTCAAGGCAGATCAAACTTTTGGCCAAGGAGCTGGAGGTGCCGGTGGTGGCGATGAGTCAGCTGAACCGAGGGCCCGAGCAGCGCACCGACAAGAAGCCGATGCTGTCCGATCTCCGCGAATCGGGCTCTATTGAGCAGGATGCGGACATGGTCATTCTGCTGCACCGCCCCGACGCGTTCGAGACGGACGACCCGCGCGGCGGCGAGGCGGACCTGATTGTCGCGAAACACCGCGCCGGTCCGACGAGGACGATCACCGTCGCCCACCAGCTGCATTTGTCGCGGTTCTCGAACATGGCCAAGTAG
- the rplI gene encoding 50S ribosomal protein L9 gives MKLILTAEVEHLGAPGDAVEVKDGYGRNYLLPRGLAIVATRGAQRQAEDIRRAQELKSVKGLEHANELKQAIEALDNVELAVKAAGDSGKLFGSVTASDVVTAIKKAGGPNLDKRTVSLPKAHIKTTGTHTVGVRLHPEVNASLSLNVVAN, from the coding sequence ATGAAACTGATTCTGACTGCCGAGGTCGAGCACCTCGGAGCCCCCGGTGACGCCGTCGAGGTCAAGGACGGCTACGGCCGCAACTACCTGCTGCCCCGCGGGCTGGCGATCGTCGCCACCCGTGGCGCCCAGCGCCAGGCCGAGGACATCCGTCGCGCCCAGGAGCTCAAGAGCGTCAAGGGCCTCGAGCACGCCAACGAGCTCAAGCAGGCGATCGAGGCGCTGGACAACGTCGAACTGGCCGTCAAGGCGGCCGGTGACTCCGGCAAGCTGTTCGGCTCGGTCACCGCGTCCGACGTCGTCACCGCGATCAAGAAGGCCGGCGGACCGAACCTCGACAAGCGGACCGTCAGCCTGCCCAAGGCGCACATCAAGACGACGGGCACCCACACCGTGGGCGTGCGTTTGCACCCCGAGGTGAACGCTTCGCTGTCGCTGAATGTCGTAGCCAACTAG
- the rpsR gene encoding 30S ribosomal protein S18, producing MAKSSSTKRRPAPEKPVKTRKCVFCSKKGKNQVIDYKDTQLLRTYISERGKIRARRVTGNCVQHQRDIAIAVKNAREVALLPFSSSTR from the coding sequence ATGGCCAAGTCCTCCTCCACCAAGAGGCGCCCGGCTCCTGAGAAGCCGGTCAAGACTCGCAAGTGCGTGTTCTGCTCGAAGAAGGGCAAGAACCAGGTTATCGACTACAAGGACACCCAGCTGCTCCGTACCTACATCAGCGAGCGCGGCAAGATCCGTGCGCGCCGGGTGACGGGCAACTGCGTTCAGCACCAGCGCGATATCGCGATCGCGGTCAAGAACGCCCGCGAGGTCGCCCTGCTGCCGTTCAGCTCGTCGACGCGATAA
- a CDS encoding single-stranded DNA-binding protein produces MAGDTTITVVGNLTADPELRFTPSGAAVANFTVASTPRIYDRQSGEWKDGEALFLRCNIWREAAENVAESLTRGSRVIVTGRLKQRSFETREGEKRTVMEVEVEEIGPSLRYATAKVNKASRSGGGGGGFGGGGGGNSRPAANSAPAEDPWGSAPASGSFGGADDEPPF; encoded by the coding sequence GTGGCTGGTGACACCACCATTACCGTCGTCGGAAACCTGACGGCAGATCCCGAACTGCGCTTCACCCCTTCCGGTGCCGCGGTGGCCAACTTCACGGTTGCGTCCACCCCGCGCATCTACGACCGCCAGAGCGGTGAGTGGAAGGACGGCGAAGCGCTGTTCCTGCGGTGCAACATCTGGCGCGAGGCCGCCGAGAATGTCGCGGAGAGCTTGACTCGCGGATCGCGGGTCATCGTGACCGGGCGGCTCAAGCAGCGCTCCTTCGAGACTCGTGAAGGCGAGAAGCGCACCGTGATGGAGGTCGAGGTCGAGGAGATCGGACCTTCACTGCGCTACGCGACCGCCAAGGTCAACAAAGCCAGCCGCAGTGGCGGCGGGGGCGGCGGATTCGGCGGCGGCGGGGGCGGTAACTCGCGTCCCGCGGCCAACAGCGCGCCGGCCGAGGACCCGTGGGGCAGTGCGCCCGCATCGGGCTCGTTCGGCGGCGCCGACGACGAACCGCCCTTCTGA